One Indicator indicator isolate 239-I01 chromosome Z, UM_Iind_1.1, whole genome shotgun sequence genomic window carries:
- the F2RL2 gene encoding proteinase-activated receptor 3 isoform X2 has product MKILVFAGLLTLASSRFTTEFSLNDSAIKTVSLIKTFRGISARDYDYIPPYALEGETTTIHIEEHKCFSEKSNDSTLTEVNNTTMEYLTSSLSTKLIPLVYLSAVLLGVPSNAIILWMLLFRIRSVCTAILYTNLAVSDLLFCIVLPFKIAYHINGNNWIFGEMMCRTTTAVFYGNMYCSILLLTCISVSRYVAIVHPFTYKSLPKRAYAIVVCATVWIIVFLYMLPLCIMQQSYYVKQLGIYTCHDVHDSCETVSSFQFYYYVSLSIFGFLIPLAIIVFCYVSIIRTLKTQEWFWYVKVSLLILVIFTICFVPSNIILIIHHINYYYYNIDSLYSFYLIALCLSSLNSCLDPFLYFLMSKIRSQSNIYLTMVKISREK; this is encoded by the exons ATGAAGATACTAGTTTTTGCTGGACTACTCACTCTTGCCTCCAGTCGTTTCACAACAG AATTTTCACTGAACGACTCTGCAATTAAAACAGTGTCTCTTATCAAGACTTTCCGTGGAATCTCAGCAAGAGACTATGATTACATTCCCCCTTATGCTCTAGAGGGGGAGACAACAACCATCCATATCGAAGAACACAAGTGCTTTTCAGAGAAGTCAAATGATTCCACTTTAACAGAAGTGAACAACACCACAATGGAGTACCTGACCAGCTCTTTGAGCACCAAACTAATACCTCTTGTCTACCTCAGTGCTGTTTTATTGGGTGTACCATCTAACGCCATCATTCTGTGGATGCTGCTGTTCAGGATCCGGTCTGTATGCACTGCCATCCTCTACACAAATTTGGCAGTTTCAGATCTGCTCTTCTGCATCGTGCTACCCTTCAAAATAGCGTACCACATCAATGGGAACAACTGGATTTTTGGGGAGATGATGTGTCGAACTACCACTGCCGTGTTTTATGGCAACATGTACTGCTCCATTCTGCTGCTCACGTGCATCAGCGTCAGCCGCTATGTGGCCATCGTTCACCCCTTTACCTACAAGAGCCTGCCAAAACGTGCCTATGCCATTGTGGTCTGCGCTACCGTGTGGATCATTGTCTTCTTGTACATGCTGCCACTTTGTATAATGCAGCAAAGCTATTACGTGAAACAACTGGGCATTTACACCTGCCATGATGTGCACGACAGCTGTGAAACGGTATCTTCATTCCAGTTCTACTACTATGTTTCTTTATCTATCTTTGGTTTTTTAATACCTCTTGCAATTATTGTCTTCTGCTATGTGTCAATCATACGAACACTCAAGACTCAGGAATGGTTCTGGTATGTTAAAGTCAGCCTTTTGATCCTCGTAATCTTTACTATTTGCTTTGTGCCAAGCAATATTATTCTTATTATCCATCACATCAACTATTATTATTACAACATAGATAGCTTGTATTCTTTTTATCTAATTGCTTTATGCCTCAGCAGCTTAAACAGTTGTCTTGatcctttcctttattttctgatGTCGAAAATTAGAAGTCAATCCAATATTTATCTAACAATGGTTAAAATATCCAGGGAAAAATGA
- the F2RL2 gene encoding proteinase-activated receptor 3 isoform X1, translating to MKILVFAGLLTLASSRFTTASEFSLNDSAIKTVSLIKTFRGISARDYDYIPPYALEGETTTIHIEEHKCFSEKSNDSTLTEVNNTTMEYLTSSLSTKLIPLVYLSAVLLGVPSNAIILWMLLFRIRSVCTAILYTNLAVSDLLFCIVLPFKIAYHINGNNWIFGEMMCRTTTAVFYGNMYCSILLLTCISVSRYVAIVHPFTYKSLPKRAYAIVVCATVWIIVFLYMLPLCIMQQSYYVKQLGIYTCHDVHDSCETVSSFQFYYYVSLSIFGFLIPLAIIVFCYVSIIRTLKTQEWFWYVKVSLLILVIFTICFVPSNIILIIHHINYYYYNIDSLYSFYLIALCLSSLNSCLDPFLYFLMSKIRSQSNIYLTMVKISREK from the exons ATGAAGATACTAGTTTTTGCTGGACTACTCACTCTTGCCTCCAGTCGTTTCACAACAG cctcaGAATTTTCACTGAACGACTCTGCAATTAAAACAGTGTCTCTTATCAAGACTTTCCGTGGAATCTCAGCAAGAGACTATGATTACATTCCCCCTTATGCTCTAGAGGGGGAGACAACAACCATCCATATCGAAGAACACAAGTGCTTTTCAGAGAAGTCAAATGATTCCACTTTAACAGAAGTGAACAACACCACAATGGAGTACCTGACCAGCTCTTTGAGCACCAAACTAATACCTCTTGTCTACCTCAGTGCTGTTTTATTGGGTGTACCATCTAACGCCATCATTCTGTGGATGCTGCTGTTCAGGATCCGGTCTGTATGCACTGCCATCCTCTACACAAATTTGGCAGTTTCAGATCTGCTCTTCTGCATCGTGCTACCCTTCAAAATAGCGTACCACATCAATGGGAACAACTGGATTTTTGGGGAGATGATGTGTCGAACTACCACTGCCGTGTTTTATGGCAACATGTACTGCTCCATTCTGCTGCTCACGTGCATCAGCGTCAGCCGCTATGTGGCCATCGTTCACCCCTTTACCTACAAGAGCCTGCCAAAACGTGCCTATGCCATTGTGGTCTGCGCTACCGTGTGGATCATTGTCTTCTTGTACATGCTGCCACTTTGTATAATGCAGCAAAGCTATTACGTGAAACAACTGGGCATTTACACCTGCCATGATGTGCACGACAGCTGTGAAACGGTATCTTCATTCCAGTTCTACTACTATGTTTCTTTATCTATCTTTGGTTTTTTAATACCTCTTGCAATTATTGTCTTCTGCTATGTGTCAATCATACGAACACTCAAGACTCAGGAATGGTTCTGGTATGTTAAAGTCAGCCTTTTGATCCTCGTAATCTTTACTATTTGCTTTGTGCCAAGCAATATTATTCTTATTATCCATCACATCAACTATTATTATTACAACATAGATAGCTTGTATTCTTTTTATCTAATTGCTTTATGCCTCAGCAGCTTAAACAGTTGTCTTGatcctttcctttattttctgatGTCGAAAATTAGAAGTCAATCCAATATTTATCTAACAATGGTTAAAATATCCAGGGAAAAATGA